The Montipora capricornis isolate CH-2021 chromosome 3, ASM3666992v2, whole genome shotgun sequence genome includes the window CAGTCCAAAACCGCTGAAATCCCCCGCTAATGCCCCGCGttccccgggtatgggggtacggggctttccactgactagtgcattgGCAGAGAAACTTAATAATGAACATCCCTGGAAATTTCTGTGTTATGTGTGGTTGTGAGTTTTTGGATAAAAGGAGAAAGAGAAATATTACTGGCACATTTGCCAATATTTTCCAGGCTGTATTCAATGAAAATGTAAGTGAAAATGATGCCCTGCCTCATGCAGTATTTAGTAGCTGCAAATACCAAATTGCAAAGAACTGTCAATTCAACACTTGTCATTATTAAAACGAAAACACCCAATGTCTCCTTTAACATGAAGTTATGACGATAACGAAACTGTGACTAATGTAGAACGTAAGAAGAAAGGTCAGAGACTTGCATTTGAATCCAAGTGCCCAACTAACTGCAGACACACGTATAACCAAAGAAAGGGTCCATTCATATATTAATATTTTAGCCAATTTACCATCACCGTCTGCATAATTGATTTGCGCATGTGGAGTGAAGTTAACTTCATCTCAGGTCAGAAAAATGAACAATGCAGGTACACAGACTGCAAAACCAAACTGTCGGTGCCAGTCAAGTACAAGAAAGGGTACATTTGTTAAGATAATCAGCCAACATGATACAAAATGTTCCAGATCTTACTATTATTGATCTTATACACTGTATTCAAGAATTTATTGTGTACTTTTCCTGGAGTGAATATCAAGGGGTATGCGGAAAAGGCCTTAAGTGATTTTTGAGGTAATGTCATATACTCCCTGTGGTTGACAAGAAGATACCAGGCTTTTTGGAAGGGGAATCTAAATGCTCACTTAATAAAGCCTTTTTGATTAAATCTAATCTTTTACTGGTTATTCTAGAGTAACCAAAAAAACGAACCCATTTTTTATATTTGACAATGGGACGCCAACCAGTATGTGACATACAGGCAGGATATTTCAAATTTCGCTTATGATGCACTGGGTTTGTACTGATAAAGGAATAATTTACATGACTAATGAAGGTTGCAGTAGGTAGAACTATGTAAAATTGCAGAAGTGATTTAGCTCAGAAGACATGGGAATGCATCCATGTCGTCCCTGGGTAACCACAGGTCTGTATGTTGGAATTTGCTTGGAAATACCCTTCAGTTGAGTGGCAGCTTTTTCTAAAGCCATTTGGAAATGGTCTGGTGAGACTCGGCACCCAGGGGCTCTTTCACCCGTTCTTGAAAACTTTCGTTGCCTTCTCTCCTACCcagactgactgcccctgggtctccgaggatgtgtGACGGGTGACGAGAAGCacttttcgagaatccaatttttgaatttcggtGTGTATTTAGCTGGTACTTGAAAAGCATACAGATGATCGTTATTGCAAAATAACATTAAGAATTCAACTTCGTTTTTGCGTTAGCATGTTTTCCCGTTTCTGAAAAATGTGTCGCCGCATCCTCGAGTCCCGACGTCCCCGCGTTTCCgagtccccgtcccacttttcgaCACAGCCGTCTGCCAAATGCCTCGATTCAgggtcattttgtattgagCATGCATGCAagtgttaaaaattcaaatgtatccgggtgtcagtcacgcgtaACCAGTAATTGCCAAACcacgaaacgaaaacaaacagtctggatattcgaacaactctggcaaacacacgtagggttcgagaaacgggcccctggtcacaagGCAGACATTAATTCTGTCAAGTTCCTCTATAAGTTGATGTAAATACAGGACGCTGATGCTAACTTTGTTGACTTCTCTCTCTTCTTAGCTATGATTGCTTCAAAGCTTTTGAAACACCAAAACATCAGTTGTCCTTttgtataaaaaaaaagttaaagaatcCACCGTGTAGATGATGCAGTTTTAAGTAACTTTGGGCTCGAAATGTTAGTGTCATTGTATTTAAACACAATTCATAGATGATACattccattttctgtgataTTGTTATTTGGTTCGAGACAAGTGGCTACTATTAAAGAATTTTCTGACTTTCTCTTTTTAGATATGCGTGGAACTCGTACATCTACATGCAAGCATCTTTTCCCATGAAAATAATCTCTTCTGCTAGTATAATATAACTGCATGTTATCAACCTCAGAACGTACATTAAGACGTTGCAAGAAAAAGTAAGTTTAATAAGAGAGCTGAATATCTCACCACTGGACGCTTTTAGGCTTATGTCTGTGATTGGCGCAGTTCCATTGGAATGGCGTGTAAAACTCAAAACATCTGCTCACGGTATTTGCAACGAACACTCCGTTATACAGGATCAGTGCAAACTAATTTTGAACGGCCAAATAGTTCAAATCAAGTCTGTCGTGTCTGAGACTATTAACAAAGAGCTTCGGAGTATAGTAATCACTCCGCCGACTGTTCAGTTAAGTTTTAATCATCAATTCCCGAGTGACGTCTtggattggaaaaaaatatatagccTGCCTTATCGTGCCACTTTTCATACGAAATTGCATGAATTTCAGTACAAGGGTTCTGAATAAGTGTCTAACCACAAACATATATCTTCACAAGATTGGCATTTATCCTTCCCCGGCGTGTTCTTTTTGTGGAGACGCGGACGAGACCCTTGAGCACATTCTTGTATATTGTAACTATTCCGAGAGTTTAATTCTGGACAGAAGTAATTAAATGCCTTGGTGATCAAGATGTTAAGATTGAAAGGCTCTCACTTAAAGATATATCATTTGGGATGTTCTTTCGTGAAGATGAATCTTGTTGCTTGCGAGACAATATCTGTGATATGGAGATGCAAGAAAAGGATACCCCGTATTGGGATATTTCTCGCAAAAATTAATATAGCATATCAACTTGACAAAATGATTGCCAAGTCAAACGTTGATCGACTCTCTGCTCATTACTCAAAGTGGGGCAAGTATCTAAATATTCTATCAGTCTGATATTCTCGTATTGTATCTGTTTAAAGACTCGTTTTTTAATCGCGACTTCACAAGAATGAGGTGTACAGATCTCTACATTTCTAGCATACAGACACGAGGACACGCAACGCAATTGTCTCGATCATTCGATTACATACTCAATTGTCAATCTGCGTGTTGTTTCTTCAGAACACGCAACAGTATATTGTCACATccttcctcttttttttttaactggaacaataatgaaaaaaaaaaaaacataattatATATCAAATGAAAACACAAGAGCAGTTCTGTCCATCTACACAGTTTGGATACTGAGTGGCTGGTCAGCGAGGTTAAGCGAAGACTTGAAAGCGTGCAGGTCACCGTGGTTTCACCACTCTTCCTGATCGTGTGGTTTGGATGGGATGGCTCTGACTTGCAGTTTGCTTAACCGGTGATTGTGGCTCGGCCCTCCTGTCTGGTTCAGGAGGATTTGTAGCAGGTTTTGGCTCCGATGCTGTTGCTGGGAAAATGGTTGTCTGTTCTGTGACATGTTCCTCCTTGAGGTTCAGTGAGCTATTCAAATCATTCTTGGTTGGTGAAGCCACGCCTTTGAAAGACATCACAGGAAAGCTTTGTAAAAAGGCTCCTGAGACTTTCGCAGGTGACGCCGGTTGCGGACACACTCCTGTCCATTCTCAGTGCGAAGCTCGTATGCCCGTATGCCAACCTTGGATTGTACAACGGCCTTAACTGGTTCCCTCACACCACTGCCAATTGGAACAATCCGGACAACGTCTCCAGGCTTGAGCTCTACCAGGTCTTTAGCTTCTTTGTTGTACTAATGAGCCTGTCGACATTTACGCAAAGCTTTGGTTTAAGAAGGTTCGCGATAGTTGGAAGTAACGTTTTTGTCCTTCTGCTCATCAGACGTTGGACAGGACTTGAGTCAAGCCCCTGGGTAGGTGTGTTTCTGTGCGGCAAGAGTGAAAGGTATGGATCGGTGCCAGCTTTCATTGCCTTCTTCATCAAGGTCTTCGACGCTTTGACAGCTTGCTCTGCCTTCCCATTGCTTCGGGGATACCCTGGTGAAGCTGTCTTGTGCTCCAATTGCCATTTAAGACCAAATGCTCAGAATTCTTCTGATGAAAACTGAGGTCCATTGTCTGAAATGCACACATCTGGGATACCATAGTGCGCAAAGTGGGCTTTAAGCTTGTTTATGACAGTACGCGTTGTAGTTTCTGTCAGTGCATCAACTTCCCAGAATCCCGACTAATAATCCACTGTGATAAGGTAATTGACGTCACTGCAGCTAAATAGGTCTGTTCCAAATTTCGCCCATGGTCTGTTTCTGTCGGTTGCTTGCTGTCAAATGAGCGGCAGATGCTGCATTTATCGATATAGTCCTTGACGGCACAAATCATACTTGACCAATACAAACATTCTCTGGCACGTCTAAGGCAGCCTTCGATCCCAATGTGGACTGAATGAATTCGCTCAAGCATTTCGCTCCTTAGGGTTGAAGGGATCACGGCTTGATTTCCACCGCATATCACGCCGTCTTGTTCACTCAGTTCATCTCGGAACCGAAAGTAATGAACCGCTGCTTCGGGGACTTTGCGTTTGGCCAGCCAAGTGATATAATTTGACTGAGGGTCTGCAGGTCGGGGTCATTTTTTCGTGTGAACATGGACGTCTTCTAAACGAGCTGCACTAATTGGAAGGTACTGGGCCATGTTGACACTTTCCAACCACAACTCAAACGGTGTGACTTCCTCCAGCAGATAAGCTCTGCTCAGGGTGTCAGccaatttcatttcagtacCTTTGGGTGCACTAGCTGGACGTCGTATTTTTGCATTCTCAGTAACATACGCTGAAGGCGCTTTGGTGCCTTGAAAAGCGATTTCTTCACAATGTACTCCAGCGGCTTGTGGTAAGAGTGCACTATGACCAGACGTCTGAAGGTGTATTGATGAAATTTCTCTAAGCCATATATCACAGCCAACAGCTCTTTCTCGATTTGAGCGTAATTTCTCACACTCTGCAATGCACGACTAGCAAACGCAATGGGTTGTCCCTTCTGGAGAAGGGCGGCTCCTAGCCCCACGTCAGAGGCATCACATTGCAAGGTCAGATCTTCTTGCGGATCGTAGTACTTCAGTACTGGTGCTTTGGTTGCCAATTGTTTGATACGATTCACAGCTGTTTCATGCGCAGAAGTCCAGGACCACTACGCATCTGTGACTGTTAGCTTCCTGAGTGGTTCACATTTTCCGCTTAGTTTAGGCAGGAATTTACCGAGGTAATTGGTGAAGCCGATAAACCGTTGGACCCCAGCAACATCTGAAGGAGTTGGCATCTCCAACACAGCTGTTAGCTTCTCTGGTCGGCTTTCAGGCCTTCGTTGGTGATGACATGTCCCATAAAAGGAACTTCTTTCCGGTGTAActttgccttttctttgtttagcttTATGTTGCGCTCACGGCATCTCTTCATTAAGGCATGTCATGGTCTCGCGTTACTTCTTCTTTCATTTCTACTTCTCCATATACCAGGATGACATAGAAGATTGAAAGCACCACCGGAAGTCACTCCACTGCTTGATGTTGACATCTTTGGAAGACTTCCGGGGCAGAAGACAGCGCGAATGGCAAGCAAAGCCATCTGTATCTCCCAAAAGGCGTGCTGAAGGTTGTGAGCTTTGAGCTTGGAATGCTTCACCCAGTGGCATGTGCCAGAATCCATTTTTTACGTCAAAGGTGCTGAAGACTTTTGCTTTGGTCAGTTCAGGGAGTAATTCTTCCATCGTGGCCAATGGGTAGTGGCTGCGTTTCACTACTCTATTTAGGTCCTTTGGGTCTAGGCAGATTCGCAGTCGGCCATTGGGTTTTTTTGACTGTCACCATACTAGAAACCCACGGGGTAGGCTCAGTTATCGGCGCTATTATTTCTACGTCTTGCAGCTTCCTGAGCTCTTCCTTCACAATCAGTAAGGGTTTAAGTGCAACAGGGACCCTTCTAGGTGGGTGCACAACTGGTACAGCTCCATCCTCTATCTGCAAGTGGTATTTTCCATGAATTTTGCCAGTGCCACTAAATACATCCGGATACTGTTGCAGTAGTGTATCTTTGTCTAAGAATGCACTGTTTTCCTTCTCTGCCTGTCCTACTGCTTAAATGTTTTCGTGTTTCGCTTGGATGAGTTCCATCTGTTGGCTAGACGGACGACCCAGGAGTGGGGGGCAATTATTATTAGCTATGACTACAAACTCTGTTTCATAGGACTTGTTATTCTTTAGATTCGTCACTTTAATTGTACAGCGGCCTGTGGGAGTCTCTGTAGACCTGTTGTACATTGTGAGAACTCAGGTAGTTGTTTGAAGTTCGCATTTGCCCAGACATTCGTCAAGGAGGCCTTGTGTGATGATATTGCATGTCGCTCCACTATCTATCTGAATTTTCACGGGCTTTCCCCCAAGAACCAACGTTGCAAACAGCTTTCGTGGGTATTGTTGGTCTGTTACAGCATTCGTTTGCAGCTTGGGTGTCAGTTCGAGCGCATTCAGGTCATCATCTCTCTCTCTTTGTCGGAGAGAGCCTGCGttggagtggcggggtattcagcATTTAAGCCCTTCTTTCCATCTTTTCCACCTAAGGGGAAGATCGTCACCTTCAAAATCCAGCTTTTCGGGCAAACGTACCTGTCCAGCCGGCGCGGGGCTCGCTGTTAATGCTTCGGCTTGTGTCTCTCCTGAATTTGGCATGTCGCCAGTAAATTCCTGACCAGCTGCTCAACTTGATGTATTGCTTGGGTTACTTgccttctgacaccatgtttaAAGTTTCGTCTTTTAATCACGACTTCACAAGAATTATGTGTACAGATCTCTCCATTTCTAGCCTACAGACATGAGGACACGCAACGCAATCGTCTTGATCATTAGATTACATATTCAAATGTCAATCTGCGTGTTGTTACTTGAGAACACGCAACAGTATGTTGTCACAGTATCTTGTGTATTGTTCTTAGTCTAATAAGATGCTCTTCAGGCTTAGGAAAGCGGTGTATATGTGTGTCCTAAGTGTAGAATGCATTAAATGCGACTTATGTGGATAAATGTAAGGTTCTCTGTAGAGTAGATGTAattaatatggaaaaaaaaaagtattaaaatacaacaaaaaaaacctcTACATTATAAAGTGTATGACACTGACATAACAAAATTTCTCACAAAATGAAAGGTTTCTACATTTTTTTAGTGCGGTCTTGAGTGCTCAGTAAATCTTTGTAAATGTGGTTGCCTAGTCAGTAATTATATTTAAAGTACACTCAGTGAGTTTTCATCAGAGGAGACCAGCTAAGATATTGCCTCTTTCACCCCGTGAAGAGGTCCCCATTAATTGACGAGTAAGTTGTCTGGTGTTTGACAGAGTAAACTCTGATCATTAAGTATCACTCTTAAAAGGGAAAGGGTTAGTGCAAGTTTATGTGAAGTGAACATTAGCAGGCTTGCAATGCATTTAATGCACTGCACCTATGGCAGACTTGAAGATATTATTTTTACGTCTCATTAAAAGGAAAGGATACTTGGGAGTAAGTTTACAAAGGACTCTTGTGGCAGCTTTTATcacccctgatgaagacaccAGCACAAGGGTCAAAACATGGGGTCTTGCATTTTAACTTATATATGTACATTCATTTCTCAAACCATGTcggacatacatgtacagttataatagcccatttccgagttgcaacatacctcagtttcaaagcgagttccagtgcacaaccattcaaatggaaattagttgcatattcttatgcaaatcaaactcatttcccttacagaCGTTGAGCACCAATTAAGACTTGCTTCAAACCTGAGACATacagcaactcagaaatggcctattgaatgCAGATGCCACCCCAGCTGCAAGCAAATGTGTATGAGGTgtatgagggcatgcaagccaGCAAAAACAGCCTGAAGTCATCAAAACTTTGCAGAATATTATTGGGTAACAGCTTACGTCATAATTAACACGTATTTTGCATCCACAGGGTGCTTGATTGAAGCATTCTTAAACAAAAAGCTATTAGTAGTATAATACAAATACAGTATGGGCATATTTCAGTCAAAAGAGAGATGCATTTGTTTATTCTACGGTAACCATGACTGCACGGCTGCAGCACAACTCAAATTATGGAAAAAATGCAGGAACAATTTTAATCAAGTAAACAAGAATGCATTGCACCTGCATTCATTCTGGAATCACACACGCCAACTAAAGTATTATCTCCTGGTATATCATACAGGTAACACCAGCAGGGATTAATTCCTAAGGATTAAAATGTTCCACAAAAGTGCCATGGAAGATATTTTGTAAAGCTGGTTTCTACAATTTTCTCTAGAGACATTGAAATTatcaagtgcaaaatttcatTACTCCTGATTTGAAAAGTTTTCGAGTGGATGTGGATGttgttaacccactgactcgaTCCAGAACCACCCCCCATTGTCGAATAAAAtcgttggctcagttggttgagcagcGGGCGGTCACgcgagaggtcgtgagttcaactccggccagaccaacactcagggtcttaaaataactgaggagaaagtgctgcctttgtaacgacatctgcaaatggtcagactttcaagtcttctcggataaggactataagccggaggtcccatctcacaacccttgggtatatataaaatctgtgggacgttaaagaacccacacactattagagaagagtagggcatggtgttcccggtgttgtggtctgatctatggatataggggttaggcgtcaattgggacgaaaagttctgttcctctcccctgccactccatgaagtgtggtgaataaattaaagttaaagttaaattaaagtactaagtatggctggtttggGCTGGTGTAGGCATCAAAGGGTCAAGACTCACTCctaagagtcaatgggttaaagtaaGGTAATTTAATTGAATTGGTCAACAAGACACCAGTTGTTATAATACATACTTATAGTCAAATGGTACCCACAAGAAGCTAAACGTAAGTTAAACCTGATTTTCTATACTTCAGCATTATTCCATTGGAATCTAATTCAAAATTACAAAGCAAATAACACTAAAACAAAGACAACGATAGGGACAATGAGGAAAAAAACCCCAAACCCTATTGCCATGTTGACTAACTTCCTAGTCTCCATACTCAAATTGTTGGCAGCCACCATGTCTCCTTGGAAAATTGCGTCTCTTGTCTAGGTATGAAACAAACCAAATTAAGTCTCAACCTTTGGACAGGAATACTAACAAAAAGAAATGCCCTGTTCATGAAATGTGAAACACACCTGATTTGACTTCAATATAGCAAAAATTCCTATTGGCCAGCAGcaaaacaaacagacaaaccaGGACAACCCATGGTAGTCAGGTGGGGCAACCAGTGGAGCATAAATGACACCTGGTCCACCCTGCTGCTGTGGAGTCAAAGTGAGAAATGTTGGTTAAAGGCAGGAAATTCATGTAACTGTGCTCAAAAGTAGGGAACTCAATTCTTAAAGACTGTATTTCTGCAAAATCTTGTATTTGCTGTGGGCCGCCAGGCAAGCAGTGACACTAACCTTGCCGACCACTTTCTTGCACATGGTTTACCTCTCGTACTGGATCCTTGCCAGATTTCAAGAGCGAGTGGGTGGGCTCGTGCTCAGCACAAGACTTGGATGATTGTCAGAAAGTTTTGGGGTTCCTATTTTCGGATTTGTTAGTTAGCTCTGGTTTCGCTTTTCATTTGTCAGTGCCCCTCTTCAGTTGCATTCATTTACTTTCATAACTTCCTTTTggttattagtattctttaagTTTTTAAGATATCCTGGCAGTGTTGAGTTGTAATCACCATTCGTAAATCCTTACTTTAACTCGAATGTTTTTAGGTGATTTTCAGGAAACACTGCCCCTTTTGCAACTGGTTTCCTTTCTATTCTGAATGAATTTTAAATGTTAAGCCAAGTCTCTAAGTCTCCCTCTTGGGACTGAAaagctgaaaatgaaaatgtactTAGTCTATACATATACATTGTAAGCCTAGTAAGAGTAAACTGCTTGGTAACTTACCACGACTGTGACAGTGTTATGCTGAGTTCTGATTGGAGCACTATGATATTGGTAAGGTCCTGGCTGAGCGCTGACTGGTGCTTGGTAGCCTGGGTGTGGTGGGTACTGGTGAAGCGGTTGTGTTGGGTAACTAAACTGAGGTAAGTTAGCACCTTGCACTGGTGGTTCCTGAGTCACTGGACCAGAAGGGTTTTTGATACCAAAATCTTGACCAGGAGGGGGATACTGGGCTGGAGCATTTTGAAACTCAGGACTGCTGTAAGGGGGTGGAGCATATGGTGGAGGCTTGGGATCTATGCAAAAGTAATATAATAACTTGAACAGACctaggtttttttttaacaaaattatCTATGCAGTCTTGTAATAACTTATAATGCACTGGAGCAAAAGGGTTGTACATTGTATAACAGAAGCAAACAAAATCTACCATGCTATATACTTTTTCAGTAAAACTTAGAAGAACCTTATATATGAACAAAACTACATTCAAATAATACATGCAAATTGTCTCACGTGTTCTCTCATTGTTCATTTGATTTTTTGCTTACTGTTGAGAACATTTTCATGACATTTTTATTAAACACatgcttttgattggttaattcaACCCCATGTGCCCATCAGTTTGTGTCAAGTTTTGAAATTGCTGATGCAATGTTTTATGTAAGAGAAAGACATTGGGATTTTTTAGTGAAGTGAAGATGAATTTTTTGTCTTGAGTATTTGAAGGGTTCACAGAtttgaaattatatttttttctctggaTTCGTTATTAACCGAACACCTGAACACCTTTGAACAGTGTTACTAGAATCTACTCCAATAATGTCcaagctttacaaaagaatTGAAGTGTTCAGGCATTGAGGTAAGAAAAGTAAGCTGACAAATACACTACTGACGATAACAAGAGGCCGCTACTCACCAAAATGTGCTTGATGATAATCAGCCATAATTCTTTAAAATTAATATGAAATTgacaatattaattaacaataattattgcatgaAAAATTCTCCTCACTTATTTATGGCAGCATACAGTTACAGTTTAACAAAGACCATAAGCTTAAATTAAGGAGtctcgaaccagtttcaatgCTTCCTAGTGACGCTCAgatattagaaggatcggcaccacaacgttgttcATGTACCTCTTAAGACTAGCGAAGAAGAGGAAAAGTGTGTGACCAGTGCTATTCTGAGGTAACGTGTGCGTCTAATCTGTTAAATGCAGGGGTAGATAGTAAATTAGTACTCCTTGGAACTGGGAATTTCTAACGTTAGGGCTATTTTAGGACGGAAACGTACAGCAAGGTTTACAAGCGAACCAACAAACAAGGTCCCCACCAATGAGCgagaatttaaatttagaaaaagaaTGGCCCTTTCTGTTTTGGGGAGTTtcagtgttgtagcgttattcgatctaaacagagagtcttcgaagtgttgaaaccctttcgagcctccttaagtatGAAACATTacacaattattattttaacaatCACAGTCATTTGTGTGCTcccaaatacaacaaaaggTCATTtgacaaggctgctgcctaagaaaattttaaaggagccctcagagctaaacgctgagaacttaggagcccaacatacgaagtgaaaggtgttgctgtgaaaaattaaggcgcccagagctattctttgggagccccaggttaccgggctcctgttaggcaacagccttggtcATTTGATTGGGTTTAAACTTAAAGAtttggggccggttcctgaaacgtgtaataactctatcccaggataaatgtgccttattccatGGAAAAAGGCAtctttatccctggaatagagctacatgtattacactttttgggAACCGGCCCTTGGTCAATATATTGTGTCAAAAACTGTGCTAAACATGTAGCCTGCCTAAATACATGTATGGCAGTAATATACAACACTAAAAAAGttccaatttaatttaataaatctatagcttgttttctttgatttttgagaTACatctattattatcattgtaatTTGTAGGGGAAGAAACATTTCATATCAAATATAACATGACATAAATATTGCAGAAAAAACATCTTAATAGCTGAGTATGGGGGCTGTACTTTTGAATATTAACCTGTGGTTGTGAAGGTATGGACCCAGCACTGAGCACCAATATTCCCAAGTATGGTCCAGAGAAAATGATCAATGAAAACATGAACTGTCCTTGAAACCTTCCTCAAGCTACCACCTTGCCTGGCAGCTTGAAACTCAAACTGTTACAGAAGTCACACAGTAGTATGTACCGATGCATGATTCTGCCCTCCGATTTGACAACATTCCTACATCATAAGATTTAATTGTCCCCACCCCTTAGAATCTTACCCAAGAAGTAATGCCCAGGAATTAGCTAAAGGTGGGGAAGTGGGAAGTGGGTGCCACTAAAATATGTGACTCCTTTCCACAAATTCTGGTGTAAAATAAAGCACAACTTGCAATACACACAATACACAGACAATGAAAATGAGCATTTTAAACCTGTATTTAAATGCAAACTGGTACATATTAAATGTTGAGTAACAACATAATGCAAACAAAGAGCGTTTAGTCTAAATTCCGGTTGAGgttttttagttgtttttcttttccgtagtcacaaatgtgcatatccAGAAACTGCGGATGTGGGGGAATAATTACAACTCCACATGGTAGTTTTACACTCCTCAAACATGAGCCCTCAGCTGTACTGAGCGCATGAAGGAAGCGTGCTAAATCACTTGGCCATGAAGTCCCATACATGAAATAACGTGCTAAATTTTTAGTTTGTCTGTAGAGTGAAATGGCAATTAGCCACGTGCTTCTCACTGAAGTTAAAGCCCTGTTGAGTGGGGTTAGAATCTGGATGGGACACCGGCATGCAAGGTGTAAACTCAGTGTACATTTTGTACAACTCCAGATTGCCTATTGAAGATGCTTTATGCATCTTAAGGCCCTTTTTCAATCCGAATACTCACATTCTTTGCTTTAGGAGAAATaaacctacaatcttggacaaaattgttgagaaaactctgcttttggactaaactccgacCACGAGTATGAAAAATAGGCTCTCTCTTTGCCcccgcccccacccccccccccctgccctgatcaatgttgctagacgaaacaaagcatgtcgaacct containing:
- the LOC138040826 gene encoding proline rich transmembrane protein 1B-like yields the protein MADYHQAHFDPKPPPYAPPPYSSPEFQNAPAQYPPPGQDFGIKNPSGPVTQEPPVQGANLPQFSYPTQPLHQYPPHPGYQAPVSAQPGPYQYHSAPIRTQHNTVTVVQQGGPGVIYAPLVAPPDYHGLSWFVCLFCCWPIGIFAILKSNQTRDAIFQGDMVAANNLSMETRKLVNMAIGFGVFFLIVPIVVFVLVLFAL